GTTCGAAACGAGCCCGCAGTACCGCGCGTGGACGCGCAGGTTCTTCCTCGCCCGCGCCGCGAGACGGCGCGAGCGGACGAGCGGCGTGGATCGCCGCGTCGCGGACCTTCGAGGCGGGGCCGCCTCAGTGGTCCGGAGTCTTGATGGGCGGGCTCAACAGCGGAAGTTCTGGAGCATGAGATGCGCCCGGCGCGGTCCGCCCGTGGGGCTTCCCGGCGTCGCGCCGAAAGCGGGCGTCGGCCGCCCCCAGAGGGCGGCGAGGATGTAGGCGGCGGGGGACGAGAGCGGCGACCATTCGCCCGGCCCCGTCTCGGAATCGAGCTGCGAGTCGGGGCCTCGGACGGCCCCGGCGCAAATGCAACTCGTCGCGTCGTTCTGGACCGGCCCGGGCGTCTGGCGGTCGTCCGACCCTTCGGTCCCCTCACACTGGGACGCGCAGCAACCGACCAGGTCCGCCCGACAGAGCTGGGGGCAGGCCAGGAGCAAGGCGGCCAGCATCAATGACAGGAACGATTTCACGGACACCCCTGACGCCTCGATCGGGAAGGTCACCTTTCAACCATATCGGCGCACCGACCGGAAGGAAAGGACGATTCCGCCCCGATCAAGCCCGCGATTCGCCATCCGCGACGGTCGAAGGGGTTCCGACCAGCCTTCAGACCAGACAGCGCCTTTTCAAGTCGATGGGGACGCCGTCGAGGTCGCTTCACCGGCAGCCGATTCAGGCCGGAAATTCGGCGCATCTTCGGTTGCGAAAACATAATCGCCATTATCGGACCCAGGCGACGAGCCCTCCGTTGAGGGAAAGTCCGCGGACCTTGGGCCTTCACCCGCCGCAACGATATGGCGGTCGTCTTCTCGATCGCGACGTACGAGGAGAATGACCTGATGATGTGGGTCTCCGGACGATCGCGTTCGGCGTCCGACCTCCTTCATCTCCATCCGATCGTTGCGGTCCGGCCGCCGAAGAGACCGCCTCTCGGGCGGCGGAATTTTCGCTCGGGAATGGACATGAATTGTCCGTCGGATTTTAAAGGCCGTCCGAACGCGTTGCGTAACGCTTAGTCCAGTCGAGACTTAGCGATTGTTCTTGAGTTGGCTCGGACGTTGCTATCGAGGGGGCGGTCGCGTCGTATTGAAGATGGTCAACTGGCCGTCGGCTCTCAACGGAGCCCGGTTCGGTCAAGGAACGAATGCCCACCATGACCCGCCTCCGCATCAATGACCGAAACCGTCGCCGCGGCTTCACCCTGATCGAACTCTTGGTGGTCGTCGCCATCATCGCCGTGCTCATCGCGATGCTCTTGCCCGCCGTGCAGTCGGCGCGCGAGGCCGCCCGAAGGATGCAGTGCGTCAACAATCTGAAGCAGATCGCCCTGGCGGCGCACAATTATCACGACGTCAACAATTGCTTCCCCTCGGCGAGGCCCTCTTCCTCCCCGCAGCACGGCCACATGGTCTCGCTCCTGGCGTTCCTGGAGCAAGGCGTCCTGACCAACGCGTTCAACGTCGCGCTCTCGGGCGGGTTCGCCGACCCGGGGAACCAGACGGTGGCGAACACCAACCTGTCGGTCCTGCTGTGCCCGTCGAATCCCAACCAGCAGACCATCCGTCTGCGCAAGTCCAGTTCGACCGGGAAGGCGTATGGGGCGTATATCACCGACGCCGAAGGGACTTTCATGACGGGCTGGGTCTGCGATTACTGGGTCAATCACGCCATCAGCGCGTCGACCATCGCTCTGCTCAGCCCCGGCGCGACGGCTCCCGACCCGATCCTCAAGGGGACCGCGCCGAGGATGGCGATGGTCACCGACGGCCTCTCCAACACCACGCTGTTCCTCGAACACGCGGGCTATGACAAGCACTACGTCAAGGGGGTGGGCTGGCCGATGCCGGACACAGATCTCACCCTCGACCAGCCCGGGGCCTGGGGGGCGTGGCTGGGTTGGTGCGCGTTCATGGTCCAGGGGTACTCCAACTCTCCCCCGCCGACCAATTCGGGCACCCCCGCCGGGACCGCCTGTGCGATCAACTGCAACAACTCGCAGGGGGTCTTCGGCTTCCATCCCACGGGGGCCAACGTCGCCATGGCCGACGGCGGCGTCCGGATGCTCTCGACGAGCATGACGGTCGCCAACCTGATGGCCATGGTCAGCCGCAACGGCGGGGAGATCGTCCAGGAATGACTGGGACTCCGCCGTCGACGTCCCGGCCGCGGCTGCGCCTCGCGGCGACGTCCGTGACCGCCGCAGTGCTGATCGCGACCGTCGGTTGCGGCGGGCCTGAGCCGTGCGTCGTCTCGGGCCGGGTGCTCGTCGATGACCGCCCGGCCGAGGGCGTCTATGTCGTCTTTCATACCGCCGGTGATTCGACCGGGCTGGCCGATTCCGGCTCGGCGCGATCGGTCGAAGGGGGCTTGTTCACGGCCGTCGTCAGTACGCCGGGCGAGTCGAAAGTCACCGCGTTCTGGCCGGCCGTGACGGTCGAGGGTCAGGACGTCGTCGAGGGGGCCGACCGCTTCGGCGGCGTCCATCGGGACCCGCGACGTCCAGTCGCGACGGTGACGATTCGCCAAGGGGAGAACGTCCTGGAGCCGTTCTCGCTGGCGTCTCCTCCGACCGGGAAGACGCGCGGCCGCGGCCGCCGTTGAGTCGCCGATCGCCGTCGCTCCGTCGGTCGTTCGAGTCCACCACTCTCGCCGATTCACCCATCGAGATTAGATCATGTTGAGAGACTTGACGCGTCGTGGTTTGGCCGCCCTGGCGGTCGTGTGCTGGGCCGGATCGTCGGGCTTCGCGGCCGAGCCTCTCCTGGTCCGATCCGCACGATCGGGCGCCTGGTCCGCGAAGGAGACCTGGGAGCAGGGCCGCACGCCCGGGGCCGGCGACCGGGTCGTCGTCCGGGCCGGTCACCACGTCGACTACGACGTGGTTTCCGAGGAGGTCGTCCGCCTGGTCCAGATCGCAGGGACGTTGGAGTTCGCCAGGGATCGGGACACCCGGCTGGAGGCCGGGCTCATCACCATCACGACGTCCGAGGAGCCGTCGGAGGACGGGTTCGACTGCCACGCGGCGATGAAGGACATGGGCGCGATGCAAGACGCCTCCCGGCCCGCGCTCCTCGTAGGTCGGCCCGGAGCCCCGGTCGGCGCGGGGTTTTCGGCCTTGATCCGGCTGCATTACATCGAGGGGATGGACAGGCTCTCGTGCCCGGCCATCGTCTGCTGCGGCGGTCGGATGGAGTTTCACGGCCAGCCGATGCCGCACACCTGGTTGAAGATCCGCCAGACGGCGGACGCCGGCGCCTCGACTCTTCACGTCGACGAGTGGGCCGGCGGTTGGAAGCAGGGGGACCACGTCATCGTCACCGGCACCCGCCGCCAGCGCGACGGCCGCGGGGTCGGCGGCGATTTTCTCGCGGGCGCCCAGACCGAGGAGCGCCGGATCGTCGGCGTCTCGCCCCGAGACTTCTCCGGCGGTTACCCGGTGAAGCTCGACCGGCCGCTGGCCTTCTCCCACTTCGCCGAGGGGAACTTCCGCGCCGAGGTCGCCAACCTCACGCGCAACGTCGTGGTGGAATCGGCCGAGCCCGCCGGCGTCCGCGGGCACACGATGTACCATCGGAAGTCGGCCGGGTCGATCAGCTACGCCGAGTTCCGTCACCTGGGCAAGCTCCATGAGAAGGGCCGCTACAGCATCCACTTCCACCTCGCCGGCGAGACCATGCGAGGCAGTTCGGTGATCGGAGCGTCGATCTGGGACAGCCACAACCGCTGGATCACGATCCACGGCACCGACGCCCTGGTGGTGCGCGACGTCGTCGGCTACAAGAGCGTCGGCCACGGCTTCTTCCTGGAGAGCGGCTCGGAGGTCAACAACATCCTGGACCACAACCTGGCGGCGCTCGTCCTGCCCGGCAAGACGCAGAATGAACAGGAAGTCCCCTTCGACCCCAACCGCGGCGCCGGCTTCTGGTGGGCCAACAGCCAGAACAGCTTCACCCGCAACGTGGCCGCCGAGTGCGCGGAATACGGCTACCGCTTCGATGTGAAGAAGACCGAGGACTACAACCCGGTCCGCCAGATCCGCCAGCCCGACGGGACCCTCGCGCCGAAGGACGTCCGCATCCTGCCGTTCGTCCGATTCGAGGACAATGAAGCGCACACCATGAAGTTCTTCTGCCTGAACCTGCGCGGGGTCACCAGGCCGGACCGGGGTTTGGACTTCTACAGCCAGAACGAGAGCCTGTCGCGCGAGGCGGTCGAGGCGAGGCCCGAGCCGGGGCGCCCCTTCTGGATCCGCAACTTCCGCGGCTGGGAGGCCAACTGGGCCACCCACCTGGGGACGACCGGCGTCTTCATCGACGGCCTGGACGTCTTCCGCTCCGACGTGGCCGTCTGGCGCTCCATCATGGACGGCTCCGGGTTCCGCCGGATGACCACGAAGGACATGCGCGTGAACGACATCCACAATCCAATGAGCTCCGGCTACGCGCCGACGAGGGAGGAGTCCGAGAGAGGGGCCTTCCGCGGGCTCTCAAGCTTCAAGGACGACATGCCGCCGACCACGGTGATCACGTCGGCCGTGCGGGAGGGGAACCTCGTCCGCGTCCGGGGATCAGTCGCCGATTCGAGCGATATCAAACGGGTGCTGGTCAACGGCCGCGAGGCGACCTCCACCCGCGGCAGCTTCGCCGAGTGGGAAGCGGTCCTCGAAGCGCCCTCCGGCGCGGCTCTCGAGGTCAGCGCCGGCGCCGAGGACGTCCAGGGCCACGTCGAGCCCAGGCCGCACGTCGTCGACGTCGAGCCTGCCGGCCTGTAAGAGTCTGTCCCGGAAGTGTGCCTCGGTCCGATCGACGGCCTTCCCCCCTTGCGGGGGAAGGTGGCCCGAAGGGCCGGATGAGGGGGGGACGAGCACGGAAGCCGTCGGCGTTTTCGAAAGGCCGGACTGCGAATCCCGACGCTCGACTTGCTCGTCCCCCCCTCATCTGACGCCTTCGGCGTCTGTCTTCCCCCGCCGGGGGGGAGACCGTTCCAGCTCGCCTTTCCCCCCTATATGGGACAGGCTCCAAGCCGACGAACCGGTAAGCCTCACACTTCGATCATGTGGCGACCTCGCGCCGAGGGGGACGAATACGCCGCCCCCTCGGCACCGCTTCGGCGTCGCGGCCGCCTTCCGGCCATCGTCGGCGAACGTTTTTGATGACGGCCGTCCGCAGGAGCCCCTAGCCTCCGTTCCGGTACTGGAATTGAGGAGCGATCCGCCCTGTGCTATAGTCGTCCCCTGGTTTCCACGCCCGACGACTTCCTGGCCAGTTGAAAACACTCTCGATGATCCCGTCCTCCCGCTCATCTCGCCCCACGCCGCCTTGAGCCGCCCGCAATCGGGTGTGACTGCGGCTTCGTCGATGCTCTTCGCCCACGCCGGCTGAGAGTCCGTATCGACCCGCCCCATAGCTCGGGATCCTCCCCTTCCTCGGCTCATCGAGGTTGCGGCGGCGATCCGTCGCTTTGTCGATCAGAACGTCAGATCCAGTGAGCCAAGCCCTGCGTCGGGGTTCCGTCCCGACTCCGTGCACATGGAAAGAATGTCTATGCAGCGAATCCAATCCGAGTGGTTCTCCAACATCAAGGGAGACCTGCTCGCCGGGACCGTCGTGGCCCTGGCCCTCATCCCCGAGGCCATCGCCTTCTCCATCATCGCCGGTGTGGACCCGAAGGTCGGGCTCTACGCGTCATTCTGCATCGCGGTCGTGGCGGCGTTCTTCGGCGGCAGGCCGGGGATGATTTCCGCCGCCACGGGGGCGATGGCCCTCGTGATGGTCAGCCTGGTCAAGACGCACGGCCTGGAGTATCTCCTGGCCGCCACCATCCTCACCGGCGTGCTCCAGATCCTGGCCGGGCTCTTCAAGCTCGGGGCGCTCATCCGGTTCGTGTCGCGGTCGGTGGTCACGGGATTCGTCAACGCGCTGGCGATCCTCATCTTCTGGGCCCAGGTGCCCGAGCTGGTCGGCGGCACCTGGCACGTCTATCCGATGGTGGCCGCCGGGTTGGCGATCATTTATCTGCTGCCGCGAGTGACGAAGACCGTCCCCTCCGCGCTCGTCTGCATCATCGCCCTGACCATCGTGGCGATGGTGACCAAGATGCCGCTCCGGACGGTGGGCGACATGGGCCGACTTCCCTCGGATTTCCCGGCCTTCCTGCTCCCGAACGTCCCGCTGACCTGGGAGACGTTGAGGATCATCCTCCCCTACTCGTGCACGCTGGCGGTGGTCGGCCTGCTCGAATCGATGATGACCGCCACCATCGTCGACGACATGACCGACACCCACAGCGACAAGAATCGCGAATGCGCCGGGCAGGGCGTCGGCAACATCGTCGCCGGACTCTTCGGCGGGATGGCGGGCTGTGCGATGATCGGCCAGTCGGTCATCAACATCAAGTCGGGCGGCCGGACCCGGCTCTCGACGCTCTTCGCGGGCCTGTTCCTGCTCTTCCTCATCCTGGTCCTGAGCGATTGGGTGCGACGGATTCCGATGGCCGCCCTGGTGGCGGTGATGACGATGGTCTCCATCGGCACCTTCAATTGGGCCTCGCTCAAGAATCTCGTCGTCCACCCGAAAAGTTCCAGCTTCGTCATGCTGGCGACGGTGGTCGTGACGGTGGCGACCGGCGACCTGGCCAGGGGGGTCCTGGTCGGCGTCCTCCTGAGCACGCTCTTCTTCGCCATGAAGGTCGAGCGAATCGTGCACGTCCGGCCCGAGCTGGTCGACGGCGGCAAGAAGTGCGTCTACCACGTGAGCGGGCAGCTCTTCTTCGTCTCCTCGCACGCGTTCATCCGCGGCTTCGACTTCACTCAGGACGTCGAGCGCGTCGAGATCGAGTTCACCCACGCCCACTTCTGGGACATCTCGGCGATTTCGGCCCTCGACAAGGTCGTCTTGAAGTTCCGTCGCAAGGGGGTCGAGGTCGAGCTGGTCGGCCTGAACGAGGCCAGCTCGACGATGATCGACCGCCACGGCGACCACGACGGGCCCGAGGCCCTGGAGCTGACCGCAAGCCACTGACCAACGACCCCTGAACTTCCCCTCTCCTCGACTGGAAGTCGTCCCGGCGTCACGGCCCTCCGCAGGACGGCCGTGACGCCCATCCCCCGAACATCAAGGGCGTTCCGTCCGGTGGGTGGACGGGGCGGTGGGCTCCTTCACGAATCCGATGGACCTCGGGTCGGATTCGCGATAGCATCAAATTGAATGCAAATTCAGTGCAAGGAGCCCGGCCCATGCTCGACCTCACCAACGACATCGACTCCCTCTCGGAGTTCAAGCGGCGCACGCCCGAGTTCATCAGGCGGCTCAAGGCCGAGGGCCGCCCGGTCGTCCTCACCGTCAACGGCAAGGCCGAGGTGGTCGTGCAGGACGCGGCCTCTTACCAGAGGCTCGTCGAGATCGCCGAACGGGTCGAGCGGATGGACGCCCTGCGGGCTTCGCTCGAGGACATGAAGGCGGGCCGCGTCTCCCCGGCCGAGGACATGCTCGCCGAGATGAGGCGGATCCTCGACGCGAAGAAGGCCCGATGACGTACCGGGTCGT
This region of Planctomyces sp. SH-PL62 genomic DNA includes:
- a CDS encoding DUF1559 domain-containing protein — its product is MPTMTRLRINDRNRRRGFTLIELLVVVAIIAVLIAMLLPAVQSAREAARRMQCVNNLKQIALAAHNYHDVNNCFPSARPSSSPQHGHMVSLLAFLEQGVLTNAFNVALSGGFADPGNQTVANTNLSVLLCPSNPNQQTIRLRKSSSTGKAYGAYITDAEGTFMTGWVCDYWVNHAISASTIALLSPGATAPDPILKGTAPRMAMVTDGLSNTTLFLEHAGYDKHYVKGVGWPMPDTDLTLDQPGAWGAWLGWCAFMVQGYSNSPPPTNSGTPAGTACAINCNNSQGVFGFHPTGANVAMADGGVRMLSTSMTVANLMAMVSRNGGEIVQE
- a CDS encoding G8 domain-containing protein; amino-acid sequence: MLRDLTRRGLAALAVVCWAGSSGFAAEPLLVRSARSGAWSAKETWEQGRTPGAGDRVVVRAGHHVDYDVVSEEVVRLVQIAGTLEFARDRDTRLEAGLITITTSEEPSEDGFDCHAAMKDMGAMQDASRPALLVGRPGAPVGAGFSALIRLHYIEGMDRLSCPAIVCCGGRMEFHGQPMPHTWLKIRQTADAGASTLHVDEWAGGWKQGDHVIVTGTRRQRDGRGVGGDFLAGAQTEERRIVGVSPRDFSGGYPVKLDRPLAFSHFAEGNFRAEVANLTRNVVVESAEPAGVRGHTMYHRKSAGSISYAEFRHLGKLHEKGRYSIHFHLAGETMRGSSVIGASIWDSHNRWITIHGTDALVVRDVVGYKSVGHGFFLESGSEVNNILDHNLAALVLPGKTQNEQEVPFDPNRGAGFWWANSQNSFTRNVAAECAEYGYRFDVKKTEDYNPVRQIRQPDGTLAPKDVRILPFVRFEDNEAHTMKFFCLNLRGVTRPDRGLDFYSQNESLSREAVEARPEPGRPFWIRNFRGWEANWATHLGTTGVFIDGLDVFRSDVAVWRSIMDGSGFRRMTTKDMRVNDIHNPMSSGYAPTREESERGAFRGLSSFKDDMPPTTVITSAVREGNLVRVRGSVADSSDIKRVLVNGREATSTRGSFAEWEAVLEAPSGAALEVSAGAEDVQGHVEPRPHVVDVEPAGL
- a CDS encoding SulP family inorganic anion transporter; amino-acid sequence: MSMQRIQSEWFSNIKGDLLAGTVVALALIPEAIAFSIIAGVDPKVGLYASFCIAVVAAFFGGRPGMISAATGAMALVMVSLVKTHGLEYLLAATILTGVLQILAGLFKLGALIRFVSRSVVTGFVNALAILIFWAQVPELVGGTWHVYPMVAAGLAIIYLLPRVTKTVPSALVCIIALTIVAMVTKMPLRTVGDMGRLPSDFPAFLLPNVPLTWETLRIILPYSCTLAVVGLLESMMTATIVDDMTDTHSDKNRECAGQGVGNIVAGLFGGMAGCAMIGQSVINIKSGGRTRLSTLFAGLFLLFLILVLSDWVRRIPMAALVAVMTMVSIGTFNWASLKNLVVHPKSSSFVMLATVVVTVATGDLARGVLVGVLLSTLFFAMKVERIVHVRPELVDGGKKCVYHVSGQLFFVSSHAFIRGFDFTQDVERVEIEFTHAHFWDISAISALDKVVLKFRRKGVEVELVGLNEASSTMIDRHGDHDGPEALELTASH
- a CDS encoding type II toxin-antitoxin system Phd/YefM family antitoxin; protein product: MLDLTNDIDSLSEFKRRTPEFIRRLKAEGRPVVLTVNGKAEVVVQDAASYQRLVEIAERVERMDALRASLEDMKAGRVSPAEDMLAEMRRILDAKKAR